A genome region from Phycisphaeraceae bacterium includes the following:
- a CDS encoding rod shape-determining protein, with protein sequence MLGWFSVDMGIDLGTCNTLVCVRGEGIVLNEPSVVAVRKGTNKVINNGTAVGWAAKEMLGKTPGSISAIRPLKDGVISDFEITEAMLSYFIRKVNGRSRVIGPRVVIAVPSGITAVEKRAVLDSAERAGARRVYLVEEPMAAAMGAGLPFLEPTASMIVDIGGGTTEVAIMSLGDIASCESVRVAGDDLDEAIISHMKKHYSLTIGEQTAEKIKIEIGSAAPVTETLTMEVRGRDMVTGLPRKTVVTSDEIREALAEPCRAITEAVLRTLEKAEPELAADLVNNGITLAGGGALLRGIDVVLSNATGLEVKIADEPLTCVARGTSIYLDNLELLKVTMESDADGP encoded by the coding sequence CTGCTTGGGTGGTTCAGCGTCGACATGGGTATCGACCTGGGGACCTGCAACACGCTCGTGTGCGTCCGGGGCGAGGGCATCGTGCTCAACGAGCCTTCCGTGGTGGCGGTACGCAAGGGCACCAACAAGGTCATCAACAATGGGACCGCCGTGGGTTGGGCGGCGAAGGAGATGCTCGGCAAGACTCCGGGCTCGATCAGCGCCATTCGCCCGCTCAAGGATGGCGTCATCAGTGACTTCGAAATCACCGAGGCGATGCTGAGCTACTTCATCCGCAAGGTGAATGGGCGCAGCCGGGTCATCGGGCCGCGCGTCGTCATCGCGGTGCCGAGCGGCATCACCGCCGTCGAGAAGCGGGCCGTGCTCGACTCCGCCGAGCGGGCGGGTGCTCGGCGGGTCTATCTCGTCGAAGAGCCGATGGCCGCCGCGATGGGCGCTGGGCTTCCGTTCCTTGAGCCGACGGCGAGCATGATCGTCGACATCGGCGGAGGCACGACCGAGGTCGCGATCATGAGCCTCGGCGACATTGCCAGTTGCGAGAGCGTCCGCGTGGCGGGCGATGACCTCGACGAGGCGATCATCAGCCACATGAAGAAGCACTACTCGCTCACGATCGGCGAGCAGACGGCTGAGAAGATCAAGATCGAGATCGGCTCGGCGGCGCCGGTGACGGAGACGCTCACCATGGAGGTGCGCGGGCGGGACATGGTCACCGGACTTCCGCGGAAGACTGTCGTCACGAGTGATGAGATTCGCGAGGCACTCGCGGAGCCCTGTCGGGCGATCACCGAGGCGGTGCTTCGCACCCTCGAGAAGGCCGAGCCCGAGCTTGCGGCCGACCTCGTCAACAACGGCATCACCCTTGCCGGTGGCGGAGCGCTCCTGCGCGGCATTGATGTCGTCCTTTCGAACGCCACGGGGCTCGAGGTGAAGATCGCCGATGAGCCGCTGACCTGCGTCGCTCGCGGGACCTCGATCTATCTCGACAATCTCGAGCTGCTCAAGGTCACCATGGAGTCCGATGCGGATGGCCCGTGA